DNA sequence from the Staphylococcus epidermidis genome:
TAAACAATACGTTCTTTTGAGTCAATAGATTCAATATTATGCCTGTTTATTACAAAACTGTTATGACATCTAAAGAAACGTTCATCAAGCTGTGCTAATTCCTTTAAATTTCCATAAAATTCAATTTGTCGATTATCAAGATGTGCAATGAGTCTATGAGATTTCGTAGATGATTCAAAAAACATAATATCATCATATTGAACGTATACTGAATTACTTCCCCGCTTTAACTCAATCGTATCTACATTACTTTCTTTTGATAATAATTTGAGTCGTGTATGTGCTGTTTCAAGACAATCTATGATTCTCATTTTTAATTCAGATGGATCATCTTTAAAAATAAAATCCATAGCAGCCACTTTATAAACAAACGTCAAATAAGTCAGCTCACTGTGACTGGTTACAAATATAATATTACCAACAGGATCATGTTTACGAATTTCACTGGCTAATTTAATACCGTTCATATCAGCTTCTAATTGAATATCAAGGAAGTAACAACCAATGTCATTAAGTTCTTTTGATTGCTCTAAGACCTCATAAGGATCATTTGTTGCTAAAGCTAACTCCATTGGCTTTTCTTCAATCATTATGTAGTTTTTAATGATTGATACCATATGTTCTCTTTGTCTTTGGTCATCTTCACAAACAAAAATTTTCATTTAATTCTACACATCCTTATGATTCCTTATTATTTATTTCTACTTTTTGTACAAAGTAACCATTTTCGATGACAGTATCTAATAAAACATTCTCGTTTGAGTCTGTCAGTTCTTTTAAAGTTGATAAACCTAAACCGCGATTATCACCTTTAGTAGAAAAACCTTGTTCAAACAACTCATGAATTTTAGGGATATCATTACTACATTTATTCATAACGATAAAAGTGACAGATTCCTCATTATCGATGAATGCGATATTGATGAGTGGTTCCTCAAGATTTTCTGAAGCTTCAATAGCATTATCAACTATAATACCGATAATACGACTAAGCTCAACAGTATTCATATCGATACGATCAATTTCATCAGGAACCTCAATACTAATTGGAATACGTTTTTCTTGAGCTTGAATAATTTTAGTAGTAATCAGCCCTTTAATTTCTCTCACTTTCAACTTTTCAATACCATTCATTTTAATAGAGCGAGTTTTTAATTTATCTTTCATTGGAACGATATTTTCATTAAAATATTTACGTAATCCAGGCATATCATCTTCTCTAATGTAATCTGAAAGAGTGGTGAGGATATTCACATAATCATGTCGGAACTTACGCATTTCATTGTTAATGCTTTCTATACGTAACGTGTACTCATAATATGCTTCGATTTCTTTTACATTACGTTTATACCTCATTTCACGGAGTGTAAAATTGGACATCACTAATATCACTACACTTAAAAAAACCATAATACCCAACAATAAGATGGCATATAATTTAAGGGTATCATTTCCTCGCATATCAGTTTGTGACACCATATAAAGTAAAATAAATGATATGAAAAGTACTATTGTTATTATCAATAAGTATCTTTTATTGAGTGACAAGTAGGATACTTTTAATTTATTGAACAATAGTTGAGTTAAATAAGCAATAATTAGAGTTATGATTACAAAAGAGGTAAAATGTATTAACTGTAAAGCAAATTTAAACGGAATATAATCTTTTATAGTCAAATGTATGTATACAGTTATGAAATTAGTTATATATAAGATCATAGTGGTGAATAATACAACTAATATTGAATAAAGCTTTATTTTTGTATAAAAGAAAATGGTGATTATTATAACCAAAACTATTAATGCTTTACTTTGCCAAAAGTAATACATTATTGCAGAAGGGATTACAATCGTAAAAACGATTATGTAATCCCTAAAATTAAATTTCATATTAATGATAACTTTAGTAACCCAAATCATTAAAAAGATTTGTAGGCCTGCAAACGGAAATAGATTAATATCATCCATATCTTACACACTTTCTAGGGTTATATTTACTCGTATAGTTTAGTCAGTTCTTCTGGTACTTCTGGTTCGTCAAAGTAAGAGGCACATACACTATCTCCTGCTACAGTACCAATAAATTCCAAGATTGTAGTGAAAAATTTTATAAATAAATTAAAAATGTTTTCCATGATTAATATCCTCCTTAGGGAAAAAGATGGGTAGTAATGTTAAAGATTCTAAAATTACACCGAATAAAATAAGTTTATTTACCGGTTCTTTAGTTACTAATGAAATAACTACGATAGTACAATATAAAAATATGGAGAGTATTTTTTTTCGCTTTACAAGACGTCTAGGTATAGGTTGTTTCTTAGTTGCTGCAGGTGCGTATAAAATGGTAATAATTAATCCGACTAATGCCATAGATAAAAGAACAAAATAGTTAATATCTAACTTTATTATTAAGTATGGAAAGATAATAAAGAAAATTATGTTCTGAATATGACATAACAATGACGAATTTGCATGCGTACCGTGTGCATGTCTCCTAATTAAAAAATAACTTAAATGAGTTAAAAGTGTGTAAAAGAAAGTATGAAAGATTATTGCTAGCCCATACACAACTATAGACTTTTCAATATTTATCGCTAGTACCTGCATCCCTAAACGAATTTTTAGAAACTGTATGTGATCTAAGTTATTTTTACGTTGTAAATATTGAGCAAATTGCTCAATTTTTTTATCGATGATTTTCACTTGTTTACTACTCTCCTCAAGTGTCATTATACAATTTTGCGCAACATTTTTTAGAAAGCATGCCTAACTGTTAAAAAAATATACCTAAGTGTTTTAATTAAGTACTATTAGATATTTTACCATATTTAGTTTTACAGTTGAGTACTAAATATTGCTATTTACGAAATTTTAATCTTTAAATGGAAAAATCATGTTTTAATAGACTCATATCACAGAGATGTGATTGAAAGATAGTTGAAAAATTTGCTTAATCTAGTCGAGTGAATGTTAAATTCATTCGTATCCATTACCTTAATTCGAAAGGAGTGAAGTTATAATGGCAGCAGATATCATTTCTACAATCGGTGATTTAGTAAAATGGATTATCGATACAGTTAATAAATTCAAAAAATAATTTTTGAATGAGTCTATTGTAACTTTTGTAACTTTGTTTTCTTCGTATAATTAATATTATTAGTGAGTTGTTGAGCCATCCCAACTTAATAATTTACTAATATAAACTAAGCAAGTGAGAAGCATTTGCTAGTAGCTGTAGTTTCCTTGGACTCAGTGTTACGTATTATTCTTAGCTACCTTAAATAGGTAATTATTTCTAGCATGTAAGCTATCGTAAACAACATTCAATTTATCATGTTAAATAGATAAATTCACTAAAATTTTTTCATAATTAATAACATCCCCAAAAAATAGATTGAAAAAATAACTGTAAAAACATTCCCTTAATAATAAGTTATCAAGCCGTGAGTCTCTCCCAAGCTCACGGCTTTAACTATGCTATTTATAAAGATGTGGTTTTAGATTTCTGAAAACTGGAATATATTCTCTTTGTTGATCTACTAAGTCTACATCGATATGTGTTGTTAGTACTCCTTCTTTATCATCTAAATGGTCTAAAATTTCACCATTAGGATTAATGACAATTGAATTTCCAGCATAATTGGTGTGACCATCATCACCACAACTATTACAAGCTACAATAAAAATATCATTTTCGATTGCTCTCGCTTTTAGTAATGATAACCAATGATCTAGTCTTGAGCTAGGCCACTGCGCTACATAAAAAGCAATTTTAGCACCTTTTCTAGCTGGATAGCGCAATATCTCTGGAAATCGCAAGTCATAACAAATGATTTGCGTCACAAGTGTTTGATCAGATAAATAAAAAGGTTCAGGGACTACATTTCCACCACATAAAAAGTCTGGCTCACGTAACATTGGCACGAGATGTACTTTGTCATATTCATTAATCAATTCTTTGTTTTTATTAATTGCAAAAGCAGTATTATATATATGGTTTTCTCTTATATTTGACACTGAACCTGCAATGATATCTACATTAAATGTATGTGCTAAGTCTTTTATAAAGAGAGAGCTGTCTTTAAGATTTTTATCAGCTTTTTGTTCTAATTCTTCTAATGCATAACCGTTATTCCACATTTCTGGAAGCACGACGACACTGGTATCTTTATCTAAGTATTGATTAAACTTAGTTTTGATATTTTGCATATTTTTATCAACATTTCCACGTTCTACATTGAATTGAAGTATTTGGATTTTCAATATATTCACCCGCCTATCGTTTTAGTTATAAGATACTAAAATTGCCAGTTAAAGGCAAAATTTCATTTAAAATATCTAAAATTTAATCATGTTAATCTATACATACAACTATATTGAACTAACATAAATTTTGAAATTTTGTTAGGCTTAGGGTAAAGCTTTAGCTTACATTTAATTATCAAGTAATAATTAAAATAAAAATATTCTTGAATTCTGTTGTTTACAAATAGTTACTTTTACGTTTCAACTTTATTAATATTAATTTTCAATAATCATATTTAAATGCAAAATGCTTAGTTTTTTTATATACTTGAACTAACAAAAGATTGTAATGGGGAGGTGGTTGAATTTATGAAAAAGTTTAACATTAAACATTCATTTATGCTTACGGGCTTTGCTTTCATGGTAACTACATCATTATTCAGTCACCAAGCACATGCTGAAGGTAATCATCCTATTGACATTAATTTTTCTAAAGATCAAATTGATAGAAATACAGCTAAGAGCAATATTATCAATCGAGTGAATGACACTAGTCGCACAGGAATTAGTATGAATTCGGATAATGATTTAGATACAGATATCGTTTCAAATAGTGACTCAGAAAATGACACATATTTAGATAGTGATTCAGATTCAGACAGTGACTCAGATTCAGATAGTGACTCAGATTCAGATAGTGACTCAGATTCAGATAGTGACTCAGATTCAGACAGTGATTCAGACTCAGATAGTGACTCAGATTCAGACAGTGATTCAGATTCAGATAGTGATTCAGACTCAGATAGTGACTCAGATTCAGATAGTGATTCAGACTCTGGTACAAGTTCAGGTAAGGGTTCACATACCGGAAAAAAACCTGGTAACCCTAAAGGAAATACAAATAGACCTTCTCAAAGACATACGAATCAACCCCAAAGGCCTAAATACAATCAAACAAATCAAAACAATATAAACAATATAAACCATAATATTAATCATACACGTACTAGTGGAGATGGTGCGCCTTTTAAACGTCAACAAAATATTATTAATTCTAATTCAGGTCATAGAAATCAAAATAATATAAATCAATTTATATGGAACAAAAATGGCTTTTTTAAATCTCAAAATAATACCGAACATAGAATGAATAGTAGCGATAATACCAATTCATTAATTAGCAGATTCAGACAATTAGCCACGGGTGCTTATAAGTACAATCCGTTTTTGATTAATCAAGTAAAAAATTTGAATCAATTAGATGGAAAGGTGACAGATAGTGACATTTATAGCTTGTTTAGAAAGCAATCATTTAGAGGAAATGAATATTTAAATTCATTACAAAAAGGGACAAGCTATTTCAGATTTCAATATTTTAATCCACTTAATTCTAGTAAATACTATGAAAATTTAGATGATCAGGTTTTAGCTTTAATTACAGGAGAAATCGGCTCAATGCCAGAACTTAAAAAACCTACGGATAAAGAAGATAAAAATCATAGCGCCTTCAAAAACCATAGTGCAGATGAGATAACAACAAATAATGATGGACACTCCAAAGATTATGATAAGAAAAAGAAAATACATCGAAGTCTTTTATCGTTAA
Encoded proteins:
- the agrA gene encoding quorum-sensing response regulator AgrA encodes the protein MKIFVCEDDQRQREHMVSIIKNYIMIEEKPMELALATNDPYEVLEQSKELNDIGCYFLDIQLEADMNGIKLASEIRKHDPVGNIIFVTSHSELTYLTFVYKVAAMDFIFKDDPSELKMRIIDCLETAHTRLKLLSKESNVDTIELKRGSNSVYVQYDDIMFFESSTKSHRLIAHLDNRQIEFYGNLKELAQLDERFFRCHNSFVINRHNIESIDSKERIVYFKNGENCFASVRNVKKI
- the agrC gene encoding quorum-sensing sensor histidine kinase AgrC, whose translation is MDDINLFPFAGLQIFLMIWVTKVIINMKFNFRDYIIVFTIVIPSAIMYYFWQSKALIVLVIIITIFFYTKIKLYSILVVLFTTMILYITNFITVYIHLTIKDYIPFKFALQLIHFTSFVIITLIIAYLTQLLFNKLKVSYLSLNKRYLLIITIVLFISFILLYMVSQTDMRGNDTLKLYAILLLGIMVFLSVVILVMSNFTLREMRYKRNVKEIEAYYEYTLRIESINNEMRKFRHDYVNILTTLSDYIREDDMPGLRKYFNENIVPMKDKLKTRSIKMNGIEKLKVREIKGLITTKIIQAQEKRIPISIEVPDEIDRIDMNTVELSRIIGIIVDNAIEASENLEEPLINIAFIDNEESVTFIVMNKCSNDIPKIHELFEQGFSTKGDNRGLGLSTLKELTDSNENVLLDTVIENGYFVQKVEINNKES
- the agrD gene encoding cyclic lactone autoinducer peptide AgrD; protein product: MENIFNLFIKFFTTILEFIGTVAGDSVCASYFDEPEVPEELTKLYE
- a CDS encoding accessory gene regulator AgrB translates to MKIIDKKIEQFAQYLQRKNNLDHIQFLKIRLGMQVLAINIEKSIVVYGLAIIFHTFFYTLLTHLSYFLIRRHAHGTHANSSLLCHIQNIIFFIIFPYLIIKLDINYFVLLSMALVGLIITILYAPAATKKQPIPRRLVKRKKILSIFLYCTIVVISLVTKEPVNKLILFGVILESLTLLPIFFPKEDINHGKHF
- the hld gene encoding delta-hemolysin, giving the protein MAADIISTIGDLVKWIIDTVNKFKK
- a CDS encoding carbon-nitrogen family hydrolase, which encodes MKIQILQFNVERGNVDKNMQNIKTKFNQYLDKDTSVVVLPEMWNNGYALEELEQKADKNLKDSSLFIKDLAHTFNVDIIAGSVSNIRENHIYNTAFAINKNKELINEYDKVHLVPMLREPDFLCGGNVVPEPFYLSDQTLVTQIICYDLRFPEILRYPARKGAKIAFYVAQWPSSRLDHWLSLLKARAIENDIFIVACNSCGDDGHTNYAGNSIVINPNGEILDHLDDKEGVLTTHIDVDLVDQQREYIPVFRNLKPHLYK
- the sdrH gene encoding MSCRAMM-like protein SdrH, translated to MKKFNIKHSFMLTGFAFMVTTSLFSHQAHAEGNHPIDINFSKDQIDRNTAKSNIINRVNDTSRTGISMNSDNDLDTDIVSNSDSENDTYLDSDSDSDSDSDSDSDSDSDSDSDSDSDSDSDSDSDSDSDSDSDSDSDSDSDSDSDSDSDSDSDSDSGTSSGKGSHTGKKPGNPKGNTNRPSQRHTNQPQRPKYNQTNQNNINNINHNINHTRTSGDGAPFKRQQNIINSNSGHRNQNNINQFIWNKNGFFKSQNNTEHRMNSSDNTNSLISRFRQLATGAYKYNPFLINQVKNLNQLDGKVTDSDIYSLFRKQSFRGNEYLNSLQKGTSYFRFQYFNPLNSSKYYENLDDQVLALITGEIGSMPELKKPTDKEDKNHSAFKNHSADEITTNNDGHSKDYDKKKKIHRSLLSLSIAIIGIFLGVTGLYIFRRKK